In Labilithrix sp., a single genomic region encodes these proteins:
- a CDS encoding BON domain-containing protein has protein sequence MSSRLVMVVLAGALFACGGTDADVNRRVSIRLNREPTPAEQLTVTTHKRVVRLKGVVHSQAERERLERAAREVDGVAGVENQLVVEAPVELTAGTYLTHDPVDALLRDNVRARLDAQALDDIAVEVKDHVITLKGKVPRTVHDAALKIATEATQGSDARVEDELEVLEEP, from the coding sequence ATGTCCTCACGCCTCGTCATGGTCGTGCTCGCCGGCGCGCTCTTCGCGTGCGGCGGGACGGACGCCGACGTCAACCGGCGCGTATCGATCCGCCTGAATCGCGAGCCCACGCCCGCGGAGCAGCTCACCGTCACCACGCACAAGCGCGTCGTGCGCCTGAAGGGGGTCGTCCACAGCCAGGCCGAGCGCGAGCGGCTCGAACGTGCGGCGCGCGAAGTCGACGGTGTGGCAGGCGTGGAGAACCAGCTCGTCGTCGAGGCGCCGGTCGAGCTCACGGCCGGGACCTACCTCACGCACGATCCGGTCGACGCGCTCCTCCGCGACAACGTCCGCGCGCGGCTCGACGCGCAGGCGCTCGACGACATCGCGGTCGAGGTGAAGGACCACGTCATCACGTTGAAGGGGAAGGTCCCGCGCACCGTCCACGACGCGGCGCTGAAGATCGCGACCGAGGCGACGCAGGGCAGCGACGCGCGGGTGGAGGACGAGCTCGAGGTCCTCGAAGAGCCTTGA
- a CDS encoding RluA family pseudouridine synthase, whose translation MEVTVTESLGGSRLDKAIVALVDGASRARVKRAVEDGEVRLNGRRAPKGAVVNAGDVITLDGSIARSADEACLPEPDAPLAVRHETSALLVVEKPAGQPTAPLRGDEKGSLAGALVGRYPELAGVGYSPLEPGIVHRLDTDTSGLVVVARTAAAFEVLREALQSDKLQKEYLLICASEGLPDDGMIEHPIANHPKDKKRVYPCVHPRDVMRYAPRPALTKFTVVRRAGDWALVRATAPRAVRHQLRAHFSSIEHALAGDRLYGIDESLPRHALHASRVAFEGEGQPELRFDVSSDLPADMQALLP comes from the coding sequence ATCGAAGTCACTGTCACGGAGTCGCTCGGCGGTTCGCGTCTCGACAAGGCGATCGTCGCGCTCGTCGACGGCGCCTCGCGCGCGCGGGTGAAGCGCGCGGTCGAGGACGGCGAGGTGCGCCTCAACGGCAGGCGCGCGCCGAAGGGCGCGGTCGTCAACGCCGGCGACGTCATCACGCTCGACGGCTCGATCGCGCGCAGCGCCGACGAGGCGTGTCTCCCCGAGCCCGACGCGCCGCTCGCCGTGCGCCACGAGACGTCCGCGCTCCTCGTCGTCGAGAAGCCGGCCGGCCAGCCGACCGCTCCGCTCCGCGGCGACGAGAAGGGCTCGCTCGCCGGCGCGCTCGTCGGCCGTTACCCCGAGCTCGCGGGCGTGGGCTACTCGCCGCTCGAGCCGGGCATCGTGCACCGCCTCGACACGGACACCTCCGGCCTCGTCGTCGTCGCGCGGACGGCGGCGGCGTTCGAGGTGCTGCGCGAGGCGCTGCAGTCCGACAAGCTCCAGAAGGAGTACCTCCTCATTTGCGCGAGCGAAGGGCTGCCCGACGACGGGATGATCGAGCATCCGATCGCGAACCACCCGAAGGACAAGAAGCGCGTCTACCCGTGCGTCCACCCGCGCGACGTGATGCGCTACGCGCCGCGCCCGGCGCTCACGAAGTTCACGGTCGTGCGTCGCGCCGGCGATTGGGCGCTCGTCCGCGCGACCGCGCCGCGCGCGGTGCGCCACCAGCTCCGCGCGCACTTCTCGTCGATCGAGCACGCCCTCGCCGGCGATCGCCTCTACGGGATCGACGAGTCGCTCCCGCGTCACGCGCTCCACGCGTCCCGCGTCGCGTTCGAAGGCGAGGGCCAGCCGGAGCTCCGCTTCGACGTGAGCTCCGACCTGCCCGCCGACATGCAGGCGCTCCTGCCTTAG
- a CDS encoding DUF882 domain-containing protein has protein sequence MRIGLFLAAVGVASLSSSAASADVQHVIGKGHTLQAIANRYRVSVKSIVEANHVKDPRHLKIGDILTVPKAETPKKDAAKDEKSGLAANVAAPAKDAAKDKRDTTKDKKDEKAKAKSAKDDKSGDKAEKPKTPGVIHIKRLGTTEEADLRLADRGNKISASTSKAMEKMLRYPGGASHPIEPRLISLLGVMSNHFGSRKIEVISGFRPYTPTQYTQHSNHNHGKAIDFRIIGVPNEQVRDFCRTLKNVGCGYYPNSTFVHMDVRDTSAFWIDYSKPGEPPRYNAANVDADEGTSDVHGDAHPAANTPPPAPVEESTPPSSPSESDPPPATKPADD, from the coding sequence ATGCGGATCGGACTCTTCCTCGCGGCGGTGGGCGTGGCGTCTCTCTCCTCGAGCGCGGCCAGCGCGGACGTGCAGCACGTCATCGGCAAAGGGCACACGCTCCAGGCGATCGCGAACCGCTACCGGGTCTCCGTGAAGTCGATCGTGGAGGCGAACCACGTCAAGGATCCGAGGCACCTCAAGATCGGCGACATCCTCACGGTACCGAAGGCCGAGACGCCGAAGAAGGACGCCGCGAAGGACGAGAAGAGCGGCCTCGCCGCCAACGTCGCCGCGCCGGCGAAGGACGCCGCGAAGGACAAGAGGGACACGACGAAGGACAAGAAAGACGAGAAGGCGAAGGCCAAGTCCGCCAAGGACGACAAATCGGGCGACAAGGCGGAGAAGCCGAAGACGCCGGGGGTCATCCACATCAAGCGGCTGGGCACGACCGAGGAGGCGGACCTCCGCCTGGCCGATCGCGGCAACAAGATCTCCGCCTCCACCTCGAAGGCGATGGAGAAGATGCTCCGCTACCCCGGCGGCGCGAGCCACCCGATCGAGCCGCGCCTCATCTCGCTCCTCGGCGTCATGTCGAACCACTTCGGCAGCCGCAAGATCGAGGTCATCAGCGGCTTCCGGCCGTACACGCCGACGCAGTACACGCAGCACTCGAACCACAACCACGGCAAGGCGATCGACTTCCGGATCATCGGCGTCCCGAACGAGCAGGTGCGCGACTTCTGCCGCACGCTCAAGAACGTGGGCTGCGGCTACTACCCGAACAGCACCTTCGTGCACATGGACGTGCGCGACACGTCGGCCTTCTGGATCGACTACTCGAAGCCGGGCGAGCCGCCGCGCTACAACGCCGCCAACGTCGACGCCGACGAGGGCACGAGCGACGTCCACGGCGACGCCCACCCCGCCGCGAACACGCCACCGCCGGCGCCGGTCGAGGAGTCGACGCCCCCCTCCAGCCCGAGCGAGAGCGATCCGCCGCCGGCGACCAAACCCGCCGACGATTAG
- a CDS encoding M28 family peptidase, whose protein sequence is MLRLRSVLFALVAAAACSAPVEEAATTTIDEVRLGDATDPIEHLRVIAGPQANGRATPSPGLDFAKAYVIAECKRAQLAGGLGDDAFEQPFALPDGARTSNVLALLPGAGPHASETIIVSAHLDHLGPGFPGADDNGSGSAAMVALAHRLPKTLDRTVALLWTTGEEKGLRGSAYFVDHPLPTLPLARLVQDINLDAIGALQDTRFSLLPDGTARSALTVDLFREAAAEMERPFTRVNHDLDAYRTRTDAYSFVRRGVPAIWVSEGLTNPNGGGSLMPRYHKPTDTVENMLAENGGSKLRRMTELLARTIEKLAAADLATE, encoded by the coding sequence GTGCTCCGCCTCCGCTCCGTCCTGTTCGCGCTCGTCGCCGCCGCCGCGTGCAGCGCGCCGGTGGAGGAGGCCGCGACGACGACGATCGACGAGGTCCGCCTCGGCGACGCGACCGATCCGATCGAGCACCTGCGCGTCATCGCCGGACCGCAAGCGAACGGGCGCGCGACGCCGTCGCCCGGGCTCGACTTCGCGAAGGCGTACGTGATCGCGGAGTGCAAGCGCGCGCAGCTCGCCGGCGGCCTCGGCGACGACGCGTTCGAGCAGCCCTTCGCGCTCCCCGACGGCGCGCGCACGAGCAACGTCCTCGCGCTCCTCCCCGGCGCGGGACCCCACGCGAGCGAGACGATCATCGTCTCCGCGCACCTCGATCACCTCGGCCCCGGCTTCCCCGGCGCGGACGACAACGGCTCCGGCTCCGCCGCGATGGTCGCCCTCGCGCATCGTCTCCCGAAGACGCTCGACCGCACCGTCGCGCTCCTCTGGACCACCGGCGAAGAGAAGGGCCTCCGCGGCTCGGCGTATTTCGTCGACCACCCGCTCCCGACCCTGCCGCTCGCGCGCCTCGTGCAGGACATCAACCTCGACGCGATCGGTGCGTTGCAAGATACACGTTTCTCGCTCCTCCCCGACGGCACCGCGCGCTCCGCCCTCACCGTCGATCTGTTCCGCGAGGCGGCGGCGGAGATGGAGCGCCCGTTCACGCGCGTGAACCACGACCTCGACGCGTACCGCACGCGCACCGACGCGTACTCGTTCGTCCGCCGCGGCGTCCCCGCGATCTGGGTCTCCGAGGGCCTCACGAACCCGAACGGCGGCGGCTCCCTCATGCCGCGCTACCACAAGCCCACCGACACGGTCGAGAACATGCTCGCCGAGAACGGCGGCAGCAAGCTGCGGCGCATGACGGAGCTCCTCGCGCGCACGATCGAGAAGCTCGCGGCGGCGGACCTCGCAACCGAGTAG
- a CDS encoding FIST C-terminal domain-containing protein: protein MSYDDTDVAARAVRDVVGDIPIVGGTSGACVIGASSIASRGVSVVLLGGEDIEVATRAAALESPELMDVVPAARGVAEAADEAAKRGLDHYSCLVFAPGIGVDGEALVAAVRKGLGARAQLAGGFTGDDLTMDRPRVFVRDELRRGEVVLAGLFTKKHVGISARHGWRAVGPKRTVTRADGPRLLELDGRPALEVWLEDALKAGAVLPPSPKDLLLYLANHYEIGITDATTTTSAEVVARAPWALHPDGSVTLSGSVGEGRHIRLVHASRKDLLRASTNAASDAVLRAGSQIAGALVFACAGRLAALGDDFAEEPRSIRERVAAPIGGACVFGEIAKTERDVDAFFNTTAVVVAFAA, encoded by the coding sequence GTGAGCTACGACGACACCGACGTCGCGGCCCGCGCGGTGCGCGACGTGGTGGGAGACATTCCCATCGTAGGTGGGACGTCGGGCGCCTGCGTCATCGGTGCCTCGAGCATCGCGTCGCGCGGCGTCTCGGTCGTGCTCCTCGGCGGGGAGGACATCGAGGTCGCGACCCGCGCGGCCGCGCTCGAGTCGCCCGAGCTCATGGACGTGGTCCCCGCCGCGCGCGGCGTCGCGGAGGCGGCGGACGAAGCGGCGAAGCGCGGGCTCGACCACTACTCGTGCCTCGTCTTCGCGCCCGGCATCGGCGTCGACGGCGAGGCGCTCGTCGCGGCGGTGCGCAAGGGCCTCGGCGCGCGCGCGCAGCTCGCCGGCGGCTTCACCGGCGACGACCTGACGATGGATCGCCCGCGCGTGTTCGTGCGCGACGAGCTCCGGCGCGGCGAGGTCGTCCTCGCCGGCCTCTTCACGAAGAAACACGTCGGCATCTCCGCGCGCCACGGCTGGCGCGCGGTCGGACCGAAGCGCACGGTGACGCGCGCCGACGGACCGCGCCTCCTCGAGCTCGACGGTCGCCCCGCGCTCGAGGTCTGGCTCGAAGACGCGCTCAAGGCGGGCGCGGTGCTCCCGCCTTCGCCGAAGGACCTCCTCCTCTATCTCGCGAACCACTACGAGATCGGGATCACCGACGCGACGACGACGACGTCGGCCGAGGTCGTCGCGCGCGCGCCGTGGGCGCTCCACCCCGACGGCTCGGTCACGCTCTCCGGCTCGGTCGGCGAAGGACGGCACATCCGCCTCGTGCACGCGAGCCGCAAGGACCTGCTCCGCGCGTCCACCAACGCGGCGTCGGACGCCGTGCTCCGCGCGGGGAGCCAGATCGCCGGCGCGCTCGTGTTCGCGTGCGCCGGTCGCCTCGCCGCCCTCGGCGACGACTTCGCGGAGGAGCCGCGCAGCATTCGCGAGCGCGTCGCGGCGCCGATCGGCGGCGCGTGCGTGTTCGGCGAGATCGCGAAGACGGAGCGCGACGTCGACGCGTTCTTCAACACGACCGCGGTCGTGGTCGCCTTCGCGGCCTGA
- a CDS encoding ATP-dependent Clp protease adaptor ClpS produces the protein MTQVGVLAEELLVEAMAIAVARRHRRVGEAHVLVALLEHDGVVELLTGENVCIARFAEGLLAPFERDAEVRGYRDGEPPAIDEGLRAAIEPGRPTRVGALLERARAGGVAALLQQVRAVDVFERLVARVDLAPFRWDVARVQAFVGAALAVMAARGHERLLLDHALVALAGREADDGRFADALARLGHDPEAVRDQLRARIAPAVAAGLASLEDCIAHAIVCSNASRRTELGIDFLVVEMLRAPEINLALELAGVSRNDLLFSYVHGAAPADVVAVPGPVQVVFHNDDFTTQEDVTGALERHFDKSPEEAATLMMRVHHEGSLVLAVADGARAADAVRAMRAELPILRVDLRAGKS, from the coding sequence ATGACGCAGGTGGGGGTGCTCGCGGAAGAGCTGCTCGTGGAGGCGATGGCGATCGCGGTGGCGCGGCGGCATCGGCGCGTTGGGGAGGCGCATGTGCTCGTTGCGCTCCTCGAGCATGATGGCGTCGTCGAGCTCCTCACGGGCGAGAACGTGTGCATTGCACGCTTCGCGGAAGGGCTCCTCGCGCCGTTCGAGCGCGACGCCGAGGTTCGTGGGTATCGCGACGGCGAGCCGCCCGCGATCGACGAGGGCCTCCGTGCCGCGATCGAGCCGGGGCGCCCCACCCGCGTGGGCGCGCTGCTCGAGCGGGCTCGTGCGGGCGGCGTGGCCGCGCTCCTCCAGCAGGTGCGGGCGGTCGACGTGTTCGAGCGGCTCGTCGCGCGTGTCGACCTCGCGCCGTTTCGGTGGGACGTCGCGCGTGTTCAGGCCTTCGTCGGCGCTGCGCTCGCGGTCATGGCGGCGCGCGGGCACGAGCGGCTCCTCCTCGACCATGCGCTCGTCGCGCTCGCCGGACGTGAGGCCGACGATGGGCGCTTCGCCGACGCGCTCGCGCGCCTCGGACACGATCCGGAGGCGGTTCGCGATCAGCTTCGCGCCCGCATCGCCCCCGCCGTCGCGGCCGGTCTCGCGTCCCTCGAAGATTGCATCGCGCACGCGATCGTCTGCTCGAACGCCTCGCGGCGGACCGAGCTCGGGATCGACTTCCTCGTCGTCGAGATGCTCCGCGCGCCGGAGATCAACCTCGCGCTGGAGCTCGCCGGGGTATCCCGGAACGATCTCCTCTTCTCCTACGTCCACGGCGCCGCTCCCGCCGACGTCGTCGCCGTCCCCGGCCCGGTGCAGGTGGTCTTCCACAACGACGATTTCACGACGCAGGAAGACGTGACCGGCGCGCTCGAGCGGCACTTCGACAAGTCGCCGGAAGAGGCCGCCACCCTCATGATGCGCGTGCATCACGAAGGATCTCTCGTGCTTGCGGTCGCCGACGGGGCCCGCGCCGCCGACGCCGTCCGGGCCATGCGGGCCGAGCTCCCGATCCTCCGCGTCGACCTCCGCGCCGGGAAGAGCTGA
- a CDS encoding serine/threonine protein kinase has protein sequence MGPAAESRARYLARVGSLLGGQWRLEQLLGWGATSAVYEAVGREGAHRAVKILHRPLSDDPFVVERFLHEAYVAGSIRHRAIVGVHGDGVCDGSIYLVLDLLEGETLEERRLHMGGKLPLDAVVLIAEELLSALRAVHAAGVVHRDLKPQNVFATTHGELKLLDFGTARIFEPGPCAPKTKSIEGLVVGSPSFMSPEQARGARGAIDARSDLWSLGATLFTLLSGEYVHIARDPHKRLLAAAMKPARSLAVAAPWAPPELVAVVDRALAFDPAARWQDAVSMRRALRAACAVLDPPMSEPPPSSSAMV, from the coding sequence ATGGGCCCCGCCGCCGAATCTCGAGCGCGTTATCTCGCTCGCGTCGGCTCTCTCCTCGGCGGACAGTGGCGGCTCGAGCAGCTCCTCGGCTGGGGCGCGACCTCGGCGGTGTACGAGGCGGTCGGCCGTGAAGGCGCCCATCGCGCGGTGAAGATCCTCCACCGGCCGCTCTCGGACGATCCCTTCGTCGTCGAGCGCTTCCTCCACGAGGCCTACGTCGCGGGCTCGATCCGCCACCGCGCGATCGTCGGCGTGCACGGCGACGGCGTCTGCGACGGATCGATCTACCTCGTCCTCGATCTCCTCGAAGGCGAGACGCTCGAGGAGCGCCGCCTCCACATGGGCGGGAAGCTCCCGCTCGACGCGGTCGTCCTCATCGCGGAGGAGCTCCTCTCCGCGCTCCGCGCGGTGCACGCGGCGGGCGTCGTGCACCGCGACCTCAAGCCTCAGAACGTGTTCGCGACCACGCACGGCGAGCTCAAGCTCCTCGATTTCGGGACCGCGCGCATCTTCGAGCCGGGCCCGTGCGCGCCGAAGACGAAGAGCATCGAGGGGCTCGTCGTGGGGAGCCCGTCGTTCATGTCGCCGGAGCAGGCGCGGGGAGCGCGCGGCGCGATCGACGCGCGATCGGACCTCTGGTCGCTCGGCGCGACGCTGTTCACGCTCCTGTCCGGCGAATACGTGCATATTGCACGCGATCCGCACAAGCGCCTCCTCGCCGCCGCGATGAAGCCGGCGCGCTCGCTCGCGGTCGCGGCGCCGTGGGCTCCGCCCGAGCTCGTCGCCGTCGTCGACCGCGCGCTCGCGTTCGACCCTGCGGCGCGGTGGCAAGACGCGGTCTCGATGCGCCGCGCGCTCCGCGCCGCCTGCGCCGTCCTCGATCCGCCGATGTCGGAGCCTCCGCCTTCGTCGAGCGCGATGGTGTAA
- a CDS encoding serine/threonine protein kinase — protein MATCVQCQTALEDGTPVCPVCRSLQPSRSGRGQLSKGVQIDRGYGKIVVEDKVGSGAMGTVYRGWLFYDPRGPHYDKRPVLLALKQLNPRAMVQPELRAFFQNEAEALRLLDHPNVVRFHDLFSWTPTAVGMQTPSQAIVPPILAMEFVEGDTLEDVIARNVARAQLSYGAPPGLRFDRAWYYMQQALGALAAGHALGIVHRDVKPSNILIRRDGVVKMTDYGIAHLAEPKHGERPPSPQELAPGTGAYMSPEQVLGRQLDGRSDLYSAGLVLYEAVAGRPPFLPSEKSEFALRMDQVETIPPPIRAFVPQADVAVEHCFWRALQKDPAQRFQSAIEMGDAFRSAFGIPSTPEWRALGEYAAVAREGSALEPERAQKLATLRQIVAQAYRTQPLPARPAHPPR, from the coding sequence TTGGCCACCTGCGTCCAGTGCCAGACCGCGCTCGAGGACGGCACGCCGGTGTGCCCGGTCTGCCGGAGCCTCCAGCCGTCGCGGTCCGGACGCGGACAGCTGTCGAAGGGGGTCCAGATCGACCGCGGCTACGGGAAGATCGTGGTCGAGGACAAGGTCGGCTCCGGCGCGATGGGCACGGTGTACCGCGGCTGGCTCTTCTACGATCCGCGCGGTCCCCACTACGACAAGAGGCCCGTCCTCCTCGCGCTGAAGCAGCTCAACCCGCGCGCGATGGTGCAGCCCGAGCTCCGCGCGTTCTTCCAGAACGAGGCGGAGGCGCTCCGGCTCCTCGATCATCCGAACGTCGTCCGCTTCCACGACCTCTTCTCGTGGACGCCGACCGCGGTCGGGATGCAGACGCCCTCGCAGGCGATCGTGCCGCCCATCCTCGCGATGGAGTTCGTCGAGGGCGACACGCTCGAGGACGTGATCGCCCGCAACGTCGCGCGCGCGCAGCTCTCCTACGGCGCGCCGCCCGGTCTCCGCTTCGATCGCGCCTGGTACTACATGCAGCAGGCGCTCGGCGCGCTCGCGGCGGGGCACGCGCTCGGCATCGTGCACCGCGACGTGAAGCCGTCGAACATCCTCATCCGCCGCGACGGCGTCGTGAAGATGACGGACTACGGCATCGCGCACCTCGCGGAGCCGAAGCACGGCGAGCGCCCGCCTTCACCGCAGGAGCTCGCGCCCGGCACCGGCGCGTACATGTCGCCGGAGCAGGTGCTCGGCCGCCAGCTCGACGGGCGGAGCGATCTCTACTCCGCCGGTCTCGTGCTCTACGAGGCGGTCGCCGGCCGCCCGCCGTTCTTGCCGAGCGAGAAGAGCGAGTTCGCGCTGCGGATGGATCAGGTCGAGACGATACCTCCGCCGATCCGCGCGTTCGTCCCGCAAGCCGACGTCGCGGTCGAGCACTGCTTCTGGCGCGCGCTGCAGAAGGACCCCGCCCAGCGCTTCCAGAGCGCGATCGAGATGGGCGACGCCTTCCGCAGCGCGTTCGGCATCCCGAGCACGCCGGAGTGGCGCGCGCTCGGCGAGTACGCCGCCGTCGCGCGAGAGGGCTCCGCGCTCGAGCCCGAGCGCGCGCAGAAGCTCGCGACGCTCCGCCAGATCGTCGCCCAGGCCTACCGGACGCAGCCGCTCCCCGCGCGCCCCGCGCATCCGCCGCGCTGA
- a CDS encoding SDR family NAD(P)-dependent oxidoreductase: MAKTILVVGYGPGISSAVAQKFGAEGFQVALVARNKERLDAGVKALEAKGVKAAAFVADAGDPAAIAGLVEKVRAALGPVTALHWNAYGGGPKPLAEVKPADFDAALTVATKSLVAAVQATLPDLEANKGAVLVTNGGFGFFDPNVDKFAASAGFGLLAAANSAKHKLVGVLHHELAPKGVYVADVVVTGSVKGTAWDQGDATLEPSAIADRFWALSLERKDATTTI; this comes from the coding sequence ATGGCAAAGACGATCCTCGTGGTGGGGTACGGTCCCGGCATCTCGTCGGCGGTCGCGCAGAAGTTCGGGGCAGAGGGCTTCCAGGTCGCGCTCGTCGCGCGGAACAAGGAGCGGCTCGACGCCGGCGTGAAGGCGCTCGAAGCGAAGGGCGTGAAGGCGGCCGCGTTCGTGGCCGACGCGGGAGACCCCGCCGCGATCGCGGGCCTCGTCGAGAAGGTGCGCGCCGCGCTCGGGCCGGTCACCGCGCTCCACTGGAACGCCTACGGCGGCGGGCCGAAGCCGCTCGCCGAGGTCAAGCCGGCGGACTTCGACGCCGCGCTCACCGTCGCGACGAAGAGCCTCGTCGCCGCGGTGCAGGCGACGCTCCCGGACCTCGAGGCGAACAAGGGCGCCGTCCTCGTCACGAACGGCGGCTTCGGCTTCTTCGATCCGAACGTCGACAAGTTCGCCGCGAGCGCCGGCTTCGGCCTCCTCGCCGCCGCGAACTCCGCGAAGCACAAGCTCGTCGGCGTCCTCCATCACGAGCTCGCGCCGAAGGGCGTCTACGTGGCGGACGTCGTCGTCACCGGCTCGGTGAAGGGCACGGCGTGGGATCAGGGGGACGCCACGCTCGAGCCGAGCGCGATCGCGGACCGCTTCTGGGCGCTCTCCCTCGAGCGCAAGGACGCGACCACGACGATCTAA
- the pilM gene encoding type IV pilus assembly protein PilM, protein MLGEGKNLVGVDIGASAVKVVQLKESRKKLSVVRYGFAPLPPQAIIDGHVMNSGAVVESLLKIFHDQKITQKDVAIGVYGQSVIVRKITVPMMTNEELEEQIGWEAEQHIPFDIKVMSIDYEVLRRRPEAAQMDLLLVAAKKDEINDYAAIVREAKLKPVIVDINAFTIQNIFEYQHGLPEDGTIALLNVGAAVSSLNIVSRGVSAFTREITNAGNSITEEIQKQCNVPFEQAEAYKCGGGPTDIVPQEVHQIIQSACDGLAGEIQRSLDFYLATSGETEISRIYVSGGSAYLAPLCQSIEKRAHVPVQVFDPMSTLGVDPKYVNEQEMRMRAAQLVVALGLSLRCDKERRS, encoded by the coding sequence ATGCTCGGCGAAGGCAAAAACTTGGTCGGCGTCGACATCGGAGCCAGCGCGGTGAAGGTCGTGCAGCTCAAGGAGTCGCGCAAGAAGCTCTCGGTCGTGCGCTACGGGTTCGCGCCCCTGCCGCCACAGGCGATCATCGACGGACACGTCATGAACTCCGGCGCCGTCGTCGAGTCGCTGCTGAAGATCTTCCACGACCAGAAGATCACGCAGAAGGACGTCGCGATCGGCGTCTACGGCCAGTCCGTCATCGTGCGTAAGATCACGGTGCCGATGATGACGAACGAGGAGCTCGAAGAGCAGATCGGCTGGGAGGCCGAGCAGCACATCCCGTTCGACATCAAGGTCATGTCGATCGACTACGAGGTGCTGCGGCGCCGGCCCGAGGCCGCGCAGATGGATCTCCTCCTCGTCGCGGCGAAGAAGGACGAGATCAACGACTACGCCGCGATCGTGCGCGAGGCGAAGCTGAAGCCCGTCATCGTCGACATCAACGCGTTCACGATCCAGAACATCTTCGAGTACCAGCACGGCCTGCCGGAGGACGGCACGATCGCGCTCCTCAACGTCGGCGCCGCGGTGTCGTCGCTCAACATCGTGTCGCGCGGCGTGTCCGCGTTCACGCGCGAGATCACGAACGCCGGGAACTCGATCACGGAAGAGATCCAGAAGCAGTGCAACGTGCCCTTCGAGCAGGCGGAGGCGTACAAGTGCGGCGGCGGGCCGACCGACATCGTCCCGCAGGAAGTGCACCAGATCATCCAGTCGGCGTGTGACGGGCTCGCCGGCGAGATCCAGCGCTCCCTCGACTTCTACCTCGCCACGAGCGGCGAGACCGAGATCAGCCGCATCTACGTCTCCGGCGGCAGCGCGTACCTCGCGCCGCTCTGCCAGTCGATCGAGAAGCGCGCCCACGTGCCGGTCCAGGTCTTCGACCCGATGTCGACGCTCGGCGTCGATCCGAAGTACGTGAACGAACAAGAGATGCGCATGCGCGCGGCCCAGCTCGTCGTCGCGCTGGGCCTCTCGCTTCGTTGCGACAAGGAGCGCCGCTCATGA
- a CDS encoding MFS transporter — translation MSDSTRAFGALRLPAFRVFVVTFMLTMMADNIEHVISYWVAFQQFHSAALGGFAVVSHWLPYLLFSVAVGALNDRFDSRRLIQIGAVLFALVSLGWGWFFLTGTLQIWHAMVLLVLHGCAGVFWITSSQVLLYDIVGPEMLPSAVRLNATARYLGVLVGPGIGSLMLRTLGPTKGIFLNAAFYLPLILWLVRAPYGRHFRGESGPPRPVRGISDVVATVKDVRPIPILVSMIVLAGAASFFIGNSYQAQMPSFATDLGHGDPGVTYTMLLAADAAGALVAGVLLESGRRLAAVKVSSALVLAAGWGASLGAFALTRSYPVALAFLFAAGFFELSFSSMTQTIVQMNAPNAIRGRVLGLFNMSSAGLRTFSGVTVGLLGSLATVHTSLALASAVFVATALFLLFRLRSAPRPV, via the coding sequence GTGTCCGATTCGACGCGCGCCTTCGGTGCGCTCCGCCTGCCGGCGTTCCGCGTCTTCGTCGTCACCTTCATGCTGACGATGATGGCCGACAACATCGAGCACGTGATTAGCTACTGGGTCGCGTTCCAGCAGTTCCACTCCGCCGCGCTCGGCGGGTTCGCGGTCGTCTCGCACTGGCTCCCGTACCTGCTCTTCTCGGTCGCCGTCGGCGCGCTGAACGATCGCTTCGACTCGCGCCGCCTCATCCAGATCGGCGCGGTCCTCTTCGCGCTCGTGTCGCTCGGCTGGGGCTGGTTCTTCCTCACCGGCACGCTCCAGATCTGGCACGCGATGGTGCTCCTCGTGCTCCACGGCTGCGCGGGCGTGTTCTGGATCACCTCGAGCCAGGTCCTCCTCTACGACATCGTCGGGCCGGAGATGCTCCCGAGCGCGGTGCGCCTCAACGCGACCGCGCGTTACCTCGGCGTCCTCGTCGGCCCCGGCATCGGCAGCTTGATGCTCCGCACGCTCGGCCCGACGAAGGGGATCTTCCTCAACGCGGCCTTCTATTTGCCGCTCATCCTCTGGCTCGTCCGCGCGCCGTACGGCCGCCACTTCCGCGGTGAGAGCGGCCCGCCGCGCCCGGTCCGCGGCATCAGCGACGTCGTCGCGACCGTCAAGGACGTGCGACCGATCCCGATCCTCGTCTCGATGATCGTGCTCGCGGGGGCCGCCTCCTTCTTCATCGGCAACAGCTACCAGGCGCAGATGCCGAGCTTCGCGACCGACCTCGGCCACGGCGATCCGGGCGTGACGTACACGATGCTGCTCGCCGCCGACGCCGCGGGCGCGCTCGTCGCCGGCGTCCTCCTCGAGAGCGGCCGCCGGCTCGCGGCGGTGAAGGTGTCCTCCGCGCTCGTCCTCGCCGCGGGCTGGGGCGCGTCGCTCGGCGCGTTCGCCCTCACGCGATCGTACCCCGTCGCGCTCGCGTTCCTGTTCGCGGCGGGCTTCTTCGAGCTCTCCTTCAGCAGCATGACGCAGACGATCGTGCAGATGAACGCGCCGAACGCGATCCGCGGCCGCGTGCTCGGCCTCTTCAACATGTCGTCCGCCGGCCTCCGCACGTTCAGCGGCGTGACGGTCGGCCTCCTCGGCAGCCTCGCCACCGTGCACACGTCGCTCGCCCTCGCTTCCGCCGTCTTCGTCGCGACCGCGCTTTTCCTGCTCTTCCGCCTGCGGTCCGCGCCGAGACCGGTCTGA